The genomic interval tatatatatatatattaggggtgtgcaaagcagccggtatttgtatctgtatttgttgaggggggaaaagtatttgtatttgtattcgtattcgagtaaaattcaaaataggcgtaaaaatccagtttttttgcgttgcacttctaatttacgttatagtgtaagtattctttaattatatccattataataattatggatatgcagtagacagagtaacttaaacgtaccatataactcctacaagtgcatccaattcgacacaactacacaagcattgtattaacctttttaaccaaacgttaacgttactctgtcaacagcctattgtctaaattaccgagctaacagagctacgtaaacagagcgaacatgagagcacctgactgcagacgtcaataatgcagcgtaatggaataatctcccgatcaaactccgcttcccgaaagttataaactgcctccggaacccagttaaggtacaaaaatctattcaacaaaaacagtgatacagttaagtcttttttcgctcagccaagccttctctgttgctgtgtggagcagcctgtgtcagtcacctctcttactgtccccccccccccccccccccgactcctgaactcactcactcactcactcactcactcatccgggcatgcactgcggtctcaagaggaaacgcagctttttgatataaagtttttcttgttcccgaatacaaatattttttaaagtatttgttcgaaataagtattcgtaaaaaacacattatttgtgcctttccgaataccgtattcgggttcggctccacccctaatatatatatatatatgtatatatatatatatgtatatatgtatatgtatatatatgtatatgtatatgtatatatatatatgtatatgtatatgtatatatatatatgtatatgtatatgtatatatatatatgtatatgtatgtatatgtatatatatatatatatatgtatgtatatgtatatatatatatatatatgtatgtatatgtatatatatatatatatatatgtatatgtatatatatatatatatatatgtatatgtgtatatatgtatatatatatatatatatatatatgtatatatatatatatatatatgtatatatatatatatatatgtatataaaaataaatgaaatgtagtGTTTACCAGTTTGAAGTATATATTTGTACTTCTCTTTAACTCGTTCCCGTGTCCAGCATGATTGTGCTTGTATTTGATCTGTAATTATGACAATAagataataatgaaatattgGAAACATAATATTACATTCAAGTGATAAATGCAATAACTAAAAACTACTTTAATTTGTCAGACACTTTTTGCCACCCATCTTTTCTGGTTTGGGCCACTTTTGATGTTTCCTTTAGTACATGTTAAATCTTTGAATTCTTTGAAGCCCTCTAATAAAAGGTCCTACTCATGAGAGACTGCTGATCACGTTTTCTAGACTCAAAATATATGGGCTTTTCAAGCAGCGTGGGCACGCACAATCATCTCAGTTGAATGGATCCAGCTAGACTAATCTACTACACAGCTGTGTTTGAAAAACCTACTTATCCCGGATGAGTTTCACTAACATTAACTCATCCAAGATGAGGCATCTGATCTCGAATGATTTAAGCGTCATACGGAAAATACCCCCCAAATGTGGTAAAGCTTGTTACTTTTTGGCTTGTGGAAACATTTTTTAAGTCCCTACAATATAACTTAAATTTTTGAAAAATCTGTGAATTGGGTTACTGCTGCATTTGCATGGGATGGAATTTGAAACCCCACTTCCACCCGCCCTGCAAGATTCTGTCACACTCCTTCCTGTTCCCTCAGAAGCTTATAATATTTAGTCCCACTCCCGCTCGCAATTATAAAGTCTCCCACTCCCATCCGCAAAAGGAAAAATAGGTTTTATTTGACTATGCTTAATTTTAGGTTacgaataaaaacaaacatgcagCCTCAACCTGCAGCCTCAACAAATCTTCACTCCCTCTCCAATTGCTGTGATAATTCAAGGAACACCAGACATGGTATCAAAAGGCAGAACaaacaaaatccacacacatTTGTGTAATTTTAGTTTTTAGTGCAGTTGTCACTTTTGATTTGGTTGCAGTGAAGTGCCGGTTTTGTACCCAGTATACAATAACACTTTGCCGTATTTGTCATAAAGGGCAGAAAGCAAGTGGTTCCAATTATCGTCACTGACGATGGAAAACGATAAATATCTGAATTGCCCTTACTTGGTTTAATAGTATCCCTTAAACTGCCACTTGTGCTGTGCTGGCTTGTGCTAGACAGACCATGAGCAACGGCCCGTCACGCTCTGGCGGGGCCAGTCTGTCATCATAGTGTGTTAAGAAGGGACAGTTAGCTGAGAACGACACTCAGTGCAGCTGCACACGCCCTGGGCGACTTGCCAGGTCTCCCTGCTCAGCTCGCTAGGCCAGATTATTCTCTGGCCTCAGTGTGATGTTCACTTCAGTCTGAGTGTTACTTTGGAGCTTCTTGATCATCAGGGTTGCTGTCACTCTGTCCTGGTCATTCTTTGCTTtctgcttgctgtttttgctcaAGGCAAAGTGCCCTTCATCCACGTGGGAAACCAGGTTGTGTCGGAGCTGGGGCCCATCATTCAGTTCACGAAGGCTAAGGTGAGCTGGCAGGCTatctggggagggtgggggaggTGAGGAGGATGGCCCTGGATGCCATGTGGCTGATGACTTCTTCCTGTTCCCCAGGGTCACTCCCTGAGTGATGTGCTGGATGACGTTCAGAGGGCGGAGATGAAAGCCTATATGGAGCTGATGAATAACATGTTGCTGACTGCAGAGGTACTGAACCCCCATCAGGGTCTCTTCCTCCATCACCCCACCTCTCCCTCATCCTAGCCGTCTTCCCATCTTGCAGCTGTACATCCAGTGGTGTGACGAGACCACAGCAGCAGAGGTGAGCATCCTTGTAGATATGGGCCTTAAAAGGGCAGCCTATCAGCCCCCATGGGTTAGATGCTGACCCTCCCACTGGGCTCATGTGCAGATCACCAGGCCTCGGTACAGCAGTCCCTATCCTTGGCCATTGAAACACATCCTGGCCTATCAGAAGCAGTGGGAGGTGCGGCGTAAGATGAGTGCCGTCGGTTGGGCAGAGAAGACCCTGGAGCAGGTGTGAGTCCATGCTTTTGTTTTCACGTCCATCTTTCTatctgtctgtgtatctgtgtgtctgtctgcgtgtccatgtgtctgtctgtgtgcctgtgtgtgatgaccatgtccatctctaTGTCCCACACCTCCTTGGAGCTTCCCAGAGGCAGAATGAGACCACATCCCTGTGTCCACCTCTGTGCTCTGCCCATACTCGGGAGTCTGTGTCCccttgtctgtctctgtcccgCCATTCCTCGGATCTTTCTGGGGGCTAGTGAATCTGTGACCCTGTGTTCTTAGCCTGTCTGTCCCGCAGGTGTATGAGGATGTGGCCCAGTGCTGCCAGGCACTCTCGCAGAGACTCGGCACACAGATGTACTTCTTTAACAGACAGTAAGTTTCCAGTGGCTCTGAAGGAAGGGAGCACAGGAGGTTGCTCATTGGGGGAGTGTAGCTGCAGATGACATAAGGGACATCTCTTAGGTTGGTCATGGCCTTGGATTCTGACCCTGGTTTATCTCTATGCCTGTGGGTCTCTGGGATTGTCTGAAGTGTGGGagcatgggggaggggcttgCACATGCACAGGAGCTGTTGAAGGAGCAGTGACAAGTGTTGCTCTCATAGTGGCGGTTTCAGTCTCATGTGATGagccaatccccccccccccccccccaggcccacgGAGCTGGATGCCCTGGTCTTTGGACACCTTTTCACTATCCTTACCACCCAGCTGACCAGCAACGAGCTCAGTGACAAGGTCAAGACCTACAGCAACCTGCTGACCTTCGTGCACCGCATCGAGCAGACCTACTTTGAGGGCCTGAACCAGGCTGGGCAGAGTGGGGCCGGGCCCTGGGCCCCTCCTGAGGTCTGAGCATCTTCCCAGCATTCCGCTGGTGCTCTCActctttgtttttcatttgttgtTCCAAAAAAGAATAAAGTATTGTAACTTGTATCTTTGCAGGTGTGTGTATGAACGTTTGCGTTAATGGTTCGATTGAAACAGATTATATATGAATACATAATAGagtagaaccttggaactcgAACGCCTCTTAACTTGACCAACTCGGATGTCGAATGGGAATGTCAAATTTTTATCAAATTGTACCTCGACCAAAATCTTGGAAATCGACCGTTCCTACTAAAGCTTGTTTGGGTCAAGATTAGGGTTGGGAACTGAAAGTAGGTTCCAAATTAGAACGGATAAGAAAGTACTGGGTacccaatattttttttcttattttggtTATGCTTATCGGTTCCTAAACACCACATATCTGCAAAGACCTGTTTTAGGTGCATCATGCATCAATGCGCAACAAGCTAGCATGCATGACAACAGTGTGAAATACATCCACTCTACACAAACGTCCACTTcatatgcagcaaagcatttgtgaagctacaacacgcacaaccttgaggcggatgggctacaacagcagaagaccccaccgggtaccactcatctccactacaaataggaaaaagaggctacaatttgcacgagctcaccaaaattggacagttgaagactggaaaaatgttgcctggtctgatgagtctcgatttctgttgagacattcaaatggtagagtcagaatttggcgtaaacagaatgagaacatggatccatcatgccttgttaccactgtgcaggctggtggtggtggtgtaatggtgtgggggatgttttcttggcacactttaggccccatagtgccaattgggcatcgtttaaatgccacggcctacctgagcattgtttctgaccatgtccatccctttatgaccaccatgtacccatcctctgatggctacttccagcaggataatgcaccatgtcacaaagctggaatcatttcaaattggtttcttcaacatgacaatgagttcactgtactaaaatggcccccacagtcaccagatctcaacccaatagagcatctttgggatgtggtggaacgggagcttcgtgccctgcatgtgcatcccacaaatctccatcaactgcaagatgctatcctatcaatatgggccaacatttctaaagaatgctttcagcaccttgttgaatcaatgccacatagaattaaggcagttctgaaggcgaaagggggtcaaacaccgtattagtatggtgttcctaataatcctttaggtgagtatatatatatatacatacatacacacacacacacacacacacatatacagtggtacctcagaactcaaatgtTCAGAACTCCGAATCGAATCCTAAaagagttgtgatcgaattttccccataagaaataatggaatacCATTACCATtaccggccccaaaaaattacacctaaatatgtttttttttagcatttaaacatttaaaccggataaaacaagaagagcatatactgtactaaacacatctaggcacatttatcaaaacagtaatctgtaaagtaagaaaataaatgtatccaaacaatgtgtcctgcccagatcgtctgctccttctgtgtgccacaccccctcgttaaccccatgtggaatccttctgtgatcaactgtttctagttgttttcattagccctctgtatttcgtccgcgtttcagtttgtttccccagtccggtcattgtattgtccgtctgtgttttgcctgccctacctgtaattaaaccccgtattccgcGATACCATGACGTCAGCGCCTTTGTCTTCCTTCCGTCCGGCTCGGCactacaatattattataattaaacgtattaatggtttattattaatattaaaataatgaataagaaatctttatttttaattgtattttattttataataataattactgttatatTTAGACGGTGATGGacagtatttttactgtctaaatatatgtatcgcagctaatgcaaggctgagactgaagctttaccctttgtttccgctgagagatgtgccacgtgactcatttccccgcgtgtacaacttatcttaggtcggcgttcacggtttgacttctgagattcagatcgagctctaggtaattttttttcaaactggttggttcgacttttaagaaattcgagttctaatgagttcgacaactgaggtaccactgtacttccgacaatggaagttgAAAAGACgtcagattacggatttagtgtttttttcatgattctacataatgatttcagcgagatataaactgaaatacacaagaaagatacgcggtcgacgatgccctcatccccagagcgttaataatagtgaattattttatttccattaACTCTAAATaggcactgcatcatatttatcgctttctgtAGCGACTgctcacagtttttcatttctcATTCCagctaccaataaactgtgaaaaggattttattgttgctacttttcttgcgtttcaaactgaaagtgatgggtgtggggtgcagtgacattccagactgatgggtcattgacagtatgcaaactaatacaggtgtggggacacctatctcatcaatattcgtTGTATAGGCCACTGACTTTCaaaaaaagagtgtcactccaaagttctaacactttagtaaccaaaccaaataaaatttcagaatgtctcattcacctatgtgtagccaacccctgtgtctataagcttcagagctcaaaagtcttggctagagatgtttataatgtgatttttttacagtttctcagcatgtctgaaataggtttttgaaaagtatatgtttaaagttgattttaacaaaaaatagaatagtaacattctaagtggtctcagattattggtgctgagtttgtgctgaataaaagcaaatgtaacactttgggataaatgttttttagataggtgaaatattttaaaatgtcaaggcatgtcagactacccagAAAGTGactgagaggcctcagactccagagggttaaccacctcagcgacctctgcctcagagataggggagtccacccccaagtccccagactctgcttcctcattggaaggcatgttggtgggattgaggaggtcttcgaagtattccttacaccgacccacaacgtcccgagctgaagtcagcagcgccccatccccaccataaacagtgttgatgctgtaCCGCTTtcaaatcaactttaaacatacgcttttcaaaaacctattttcagacatgctgagaaattgtaaaaaactgtgaccatataaatatgatgcagtgcctatgcagagttgacagaaataaaataattaactattattaacgctctggggacaaGGGCAttgtcgaccgcgtatctttctcatgtatttcagtttatatctcgctgaaatcattatgtagaatcatgaaaaaaaacactgatttaatCTATAatttgtcttcttttcaaaacttccattgtcggaagtattaaagttttttaaattagattaaatcggcaaaaaagcaaaccatgtcacctttctttgttttacctgcatcgggggcgtatAGTACTACTCTCAGCTAAAGATCGCTATACATGTTCTAaataggctgggtttgaactggcgaatagcgcgatttgcaagtgggtgggcgatcagagctgctttgagacgcagacgcttaagtcagtcacttgTTATTTCTATTCGTAtgacgaagctgtaaaaatatatttagtttctacctatatatttgaaaagtagaccatccaaggtttctgatggtgtttttaaaatgtgtatatgacaaaaacaaagttatttaaatggtttggcgaaatttctgttaTATCCCGCCGGTGGGATagccgactccagagggttaaaaagctcctcggtggccgggccccaggggtggatgagatccgcctggagttcctcaaggctctggatgatgcagggctgtcctggttgacacgcaccTGCAATATCAAGGTGGACATCgagggcagtgcctctggattaacagaccagggtggtggtctctcttcttgaagagggggaccggagggtgtgttccaactatacgGGGAttacactcctcagcctccctggtaaggtctattcaggggtcctggagaggagggtctgttGGATTgacgaacctcggattcagtgtggttttcgctCTGGCCGTGGAACaatggaccagctctatacacTCAGCAGGGTCCTTGAGGGTATGTGGGAGTTtacccaaccagtctacatgtgctttgtggacttggagaaggcattcaaccCTGTCCCccagggagtcctgtggggagtgctccgggagtatggggtgccgggctgccttggtctgtttggtccctgtacgaccagtgtcagagcttggtccgcattgttGGTAGCAAGTCGGACTCGTTTCCtgtgagggttggactctgccagggctgccctttgtcactgattctgttcataatgtttaaggacagaatttctaggcacagccagggtgttgagggtgtccaggtTGGTGACcccaggattaggtctctgctttttgcagatgatgtggttctgttggcttcatcggaccgagagcttcggctctcactggagcagtttgcagccgagtgtgaagtggcTGGGATGATGCAGGCACTGCattggtctgtcatggtgaagaaggagctgagccaaaaggcaaagctctcgatttaccagtcgatctactttcctaccctcacctatggtcatgagctgtgggtagtgaccgaaagaacaagGTTGTGAATGCAAGCAGCCGAAATGGGTTTCCTCTGcagagtggctgggctctcccgtagagatagggtgaggagcttggtcatctggctcctctgctttgagaggagccagatgaggtggctcgggcatctggtcagaATGCCTCTGGGActcctccctggtgaggtgttccaggcatgttccactgggaggaggccctgaggaagacccaggacacgctggagagactatgtcttTTGCTGACCTGGAAATGCCTCAAGATTCCCCTGGAGTAGCTGGATGAAGTGgacggggagagggaagtccgGGTTACCCTGCTAAGATTGCTGCCACCGCGACCCAACCCGAAAAACCagtagtggatggatggatgaatgtcaCGAAATGtataaaagtgttttttgaacGTACTGTGccaaaatgtgtttattttctcaTAGCCTggattttgtttgtatttttaaatttctgTGAGTTTATTGGATGAAAATGGATAGTGATCTTTGAACCCGAACCAGTTGGAGGAGAAGCgggaagaaaaaaagagagcaaGCGAGAGGGGGTGGCTGAGCACAAATGGCTAGTCTGACACTGTGCTGAGGAAAGTTGTAATTGTACAGTTAATATCCACCTCTAGGCTTTAGAAGTGGAATTACGCATGATACGAGTTCTTGGATTGATAACA from Paramormyrops kingsleyae isolate MSU_618 unplaced genomic scaffold, PKINGS_0.4 ups339, whole genome shotgun sequence carries:
- the LOC111845586 gene encoding metaxin-2, which produces MPPQPSSDVCFPLQAYLRMCDLPLRVCCRANAEHMSPSGKVPFIHVGNQVVSELGPIIQFTKAKGHSLSDVLDDVQRAEMKAYMELMNNMLLTAELYIQWCDETTAAEITRPRYSSPYPWPLKHILAYQKQWEVRRKMSAVGWAEKTLEQVYEDVAQCCQALSQRLGTQMYFFNRQPTELDALVFGHLFTILTTQLTSNELSDKVKTYSNLLTFVHRIEQTYFEGLNQAGQSGAGPWAPPEV